Proteins from a single region of Apium graveolens cultivar Ventura chromosome 7, ASM990537v1, whole genome shotgun sequence:
- the LOC141674162 gene encoding uncharacterized protein LOC141674162: MSEAEEIWINLPRSSDEYINGVKNFIKNAMAKYAVGAELKCPCGNCNSKMWWGPDDVFNHLVYKGPSLDVVKWIYDVSNLGDTDVRDCETNIGFEDDLNRMLNLTYTNRESNSDARIFYRLVEDGKQPLYPGSKKISRLSFLVRLYHWKCLNGVTQTAFDEMLQLLKEEFPEIEIPTLFNSAKNVIRDLGLDYQKIHACPNDCMLYRGKNQNEVSCKTCGVSRWRDTEEEHKKDKIPTKVMRYFPLKPKLQRMYMCKEFAKLMTWHVVDRKKDGMLRHPANDIAWKTMDAKYPTFLSENRNIRLGIASDGFNPFGTMSGSHSTWPVVVVNYNLPPWLNMKPENLILSTLIPGPTDPGNSIDVYLQPLVEELKELWDVGVTTFDAATNQNFVLRASVLWTISDFPDYAMLSGWSTKGYLPCPICNYKTSSTYLKHSRKVCYMNHRRFLDSNNKWRSDKKRFNGQVEVGQAPAVLSGRMIKRLLNGYQNTFGKVKGKRKVSCDVNPWNKKSIFYQLPYWSENSIRHNLDVMHIEKNICDSILGTLLNISGKIKDHVNARLDLQEMGIRKILHPNTSTDGKYLEIRAANFDMTNKEKDIFCSVLENVKFPHGFASNISKCVKDRKVVGYKSHDAHIIMQYLL, translated from the coding sequence ATGAGTGAGGCAGAGGAAATCTGGATAAATCTACCAAGATCAAGTGACGAGTATATTAATGGGGTCAAAAATTTCATCAAAAATGCGATGGCTAAATATGCAGTCGGCGCTGAATTGAAGTGTCCTTGTGGTAATTGTAACAGTAAGATGTGGTGGGGTCCAGATGATGTCTTTAATCACCTTGTTTACAAGGGTCCTTCCCTGGATGTTGTAAAATGGATATACGACGTCTCGAATTTGGGTGATACTGATGTGAGGGATTGCGAAACAAATATAGGGTTTGAAGATGATCTTAATCGGATGTTAAACCTTACTTACACCAATAGGGAATCTAATTCAGATGCTAGGATATTTTATCGCCTTGTCGAAGACGGGAAACAGCCCTTGTATCCTGGTTCCAAAAAAATTTCTAGATTAAGTTTTCTTGTTAGGTTGTACCACTGGAAGTGTCTTAATGGGGTGACGCAAACTGCATTTGATGAAATGTTACAGTTATTAAAGGAGGAATTTCCTGAAATTGAGATACCTACTTTATTTAATTCCGCTAAAAACGTAATTAGGGATTTAGGACTTGACTACCAAAAAATACATGCATGTCCTAATGACTGCATGTTATATAGGGGTAAAAATCAGAATGAAGTGTCATGCAAAACTTGTGGTGTCTCTAGGTGGAGGGAtacagaagaagaacataagaaGGACAAGATACCGACAAAAGTCATGAGATATTTTCCTTTAAAACCAAAGCTTCAGAGGATGTATATGTGTAAAGAGTTCGCAAAATTAATGACTTGGCATGTAGTGGATCGAAAGAAGGACGGAATGTTACGGCACCCGGCTAATGATATAGCTTGGAAGACAATGGATGCCAAATATCCAACTTTTTTATCCGAAAATCGAAACATTAGATTAGGTATAGCTTCTGATGGATTCAATCCATTTGGTACAATGAGTGGCAGTCATAGTACCTGGCCAGTTGTTGTGGTGAACTACAACTTACCTCCCTGGCTAAATATGAAACCGGAGAATTTAATTCTGTCCACACTTATACCAGGTCCAACTGATCCTGGAAATAGTATTGACGTCTATTTGCAACCTTTGGTGGAGGAGCTGAAAGAGTTATGGGATGTAGGTGTAACCACTTTTGATGCAGCGACGAATCAGAATTTTGTATTAAGGGCAAGTGTATTGTGGACAATAAGCGACTTCCCCGATTACGCAATGTTATCGGGATGGAGTACTAAAGGATATCTGCCTTGCCCTATATGCAATTACAAGACATCGTCAACTTATTTGAAACATAGTAGGAAGGTGTGTTATATGAATCATCGACGATTCCTAGATTCCAATAATAAGTGGAGATCAGATAAAAAAAGATTTAATGGCCAAGTTGAGGTTGGGCAGGCCCCTGCAGTTTTATCAGGAAGAATGATCAAGAGGCTGTTGAATGGTTACCAGAATACTTTTGGTAAGGTGAAGGGGAAACGGAAAGTCAGTTGTGACGTTAATCCTTGGAATAAGAAGTCGATATTTTATCAGTTACCTTATTGGAGTGAAAATTCAATACGACATAATCTTGACGTCATGCATATAGAAAAAAATATCTGTGATAGTATTCTCGGTACTTTATTAAATATCAGTGGTAAGATAAAAGATCATGTAAATGCTCGGTTAGATTTACAAGAAATGGGTATAAGGAAGATCCTGCACCCGAACACCTCTACTGATGGGAAGTACCTTGAAATCAGGGCTGCAAACTTCGATATGACAAATAAAGAAAAAGACATATTTTGTTCAGTTTTGGAAAATGTGAAATTCCCACACGGTTTCGCTTCCAATATTAGCAAATGTGTCAAAGATAGGAAAGTTGTCGGGTACAAGAGTCATGATGCACACATTATTATGCAATACTTGTTATAA